From the genome of Chroicocephalus ridibundus chromosome 1, bChrRid1.1, whole genome shotgun sequence, one region includes:
- the PIANP gene encoding PILR alpha-associated neural protein isoform X1, translating to MEPGACRMPPLLSCVHSLQLWHLLLLVSAVPPPPGVWSLRSRGPASARPLCTRRSPSAPRPICIWDRTSLPQERDSRLALPRQRAPAPRGSELRHVVRLRRQAAGARPATPSGFEDGMPSSQYPWAIVWGPTVSDEDGGDANSANPGFPPLGYTFVSPHGMATAQPNSHSLLHNAGLNLRETPATLRPFLFGPRGEGVDPQLYVTITISIIIVLVATGIIFKFCWDRNQKRRRHSGQQSGGRQQESQQPLTDLSPTTVSILGPYGDPLAPTPEAEESRQGQEGVEKLGGHGKNTAFQLNRIPLVNL from the exons ATGGAGCCTGGTGCCTG CAGGATGCCTCCGCTCCTCTCCTGCGTCCACTCCCTGCAGCTttggcatctcctcctcctggtCTCGGCcgtccctcctcctcccggcgTCTGGTCTCTTCGCTCGCGGGGCCCAGCATCCGCTCGGCCCCTTTGCACCCGTCGGAGCCCCTCGGCCCCGCGGCCCATCTGCATCTGGGACAGGACCTCGCTGCCGCAGGAGAGGGATTCTCGCCTGGCCCTGCCGCGCCAGCGGGCCCCGGCACCCCGGGGGTCGGAGCTGCGGCACGTGGTGCGGCTGCGGCGCCAGGCGGCGGGGGCTCGCCCTGCCACCCCCTCCGGGTTCGAGGACGGCATGCCCTCCTCCCAGTACCCCTGGGCCATCGTCTGGGGCCCCACGGTGTCGGATGAGGATGGAGGGGACGCCAACTCGGCCAACCCAGGCTTCCCACCGCTGGGTTACACCTTCGTCTCGCCACACGGCATGGCAACGGCGCAGCCCAACTCCCACTCGCTCCTGCACAACGCGGGGCTCAACCTGCGTGAGACCCCGGCCACCCTGCGGCCCTTCTTGTTTGGGCCCCGGGGGGAAG GCGTGGACCCCCAGCTGTACGTCACCATCACCATCTCCATCATCATCGTCCTGGTTGCCACCGGGATCATATTCAAGTTCTG CTGGGACCGTAATCAGAAACGCCGGCGTCACTCCGGGCAGCAGAGCggtgggaggcagcaggagagccagcAGCCCCTCACGGACCTCTCCCCCACCACAGTCAGCATCCTGGGGCCCTACGGTGACCCCCTGGCCCCCACGCCCGAGGCAGAGGAGTCTAGGCAAGGCCAAGAGGGTGtggagaaactggggggtcacggGAAGAACACGGCCTTCCAGCTCAACCG aatcCCACTGGTGAACCTGTGA
- the PIANP gene encoding PILR alpha-associated neural protein isoform X2, translated as MEPGAWMPPLLSCVHSLQLWHLLLLVSAVPPPPGVWSLRSRGPASARPLCTRRSPSAPRPICIWDRTSLPQERDSRLALPRQRAPAPRGSELRHVVRLRRQAAGARPATPSGFEDGMPSSQYPWAIVWGPTVSDEDGGDANSANPGFPPLGYTFVSPHGMATAQPNSHSLLHNAGLNLRETPATLRPFLFGPRGEGVDPQLYVTITISIIIVLVATGIIFKFCWDRNQKRRRHSGQQSGGRQQESQQPLTDLSPTTVSILGPYGDPLAPTPEAEESRQGQEGVEKLGGHGKNTAFQLNRIPLVNL; from the exons ATGGAGCCTGGTGCCTG GATGCCTCCGCTCCTCTCCTGCGTCCACTCCCTGCAGCTttggcatctcctcctcctggtCTCGGCcgtccctcctcctcccggcgTCTGGTCTCTTCGCTCGCGGGGCCCAGCATCCGCTCGGCCCCTTTGCACCCGTCGGAGCCCCTCGGCCCCGCGGCCCATCTGCATCTGGGACAGGACCTCGCTGCCGCAGGAGAGGGATTCTCGCCTGGCCCTGCCGCGCCAGCGGGCCCCGGCACCCCGGGGGTCGGAGCTGCGGCACGTGGTGCGGCTGCGGCGCCAGGCGGCGGGGGCTCGCCCTGCCACCCCCTCCGGGTTCGAGGACGGCATGCCCTCCTCCCAGTACCCCTGGGCCATCGTCTGGGGCCCCACGGTGTCGGATGAGGATGGAGGGGACGCCAACTCGGCCAACCCAGGCTTCCCACCGCTGGGTTACACCTTCGTCTCGCCACACGGCATGGCAACGGCGCAGCCCAACTCCCACTCGCTCCTGCACAACGCGGGGCTCAACCTGCGTGAGACCCCGGCCACCCTGCGGCCCTTCTTGTTTGGGCCCCGGGGGGAAG GCGTGGACCCCCAGCTGTACGTCACCATCACCATCTCCATCATCATCGTCCTGGTTGCCACCGGGATCATATTCAAGTTCTG CTGGGACCGTAATCAGAAACGCCGGCGTCACTCCGGGCAGCAGAGCggtgggaggcagcaggagagccagcAGCCCCTCACGGACCTCTCCCCCACCACAGTCAGCATCCTGGGGCCCTACGGTGACCCCCTGGCCCCCACGCCCGAGGCAGAGGAGTCTAGGCAAGGCCAAGAGGGTGtggagaaactggggggtcacggGAAGAACACGGCCTTCCAGCTCAACCG aatcCCACTGGTGAACCTGTGA